One Phaseolus vulgaris cultivar G19833 chromosome 2, P. vulgaris v2.0, whole genome shotgun sequence DNA window includes the following coding sequences:
- the LOC137810682 gene encoding two-component response regulator ORR3-like codes for MDTDGLVSFDHISPEDSHEVHVLAVDDSLVDRKVIERLLKISACKVTAVDSGIRALQFLGLDEQRRTSESDGFVPSLKVDLIITDYCMPEMTGYELLKKIKESSMFREIPVVIMSSENILPRIDRCLEEGAEDFIVKPVKLSDVKRLKGYMTTREVKVGSHDRGSGVEINNKRKLEEEEETSDMSSSPPSMSTLSSSPFLSSPSSSPTSSPTVLASPIRRLKMSTID; via the exons ATGGACACAGACGGCTTAGTTTCCTTCGATCATATCTCGCCGGAGGATTCCCACGAGGTTCATGTTTTGGCCGTTGATGACAGCCTCGTCGATCGAAAGGTCATTGAACGCTTGCTCAAAATCTCAGCTTGTAAAG TTACAGCTGTTGATAGTGGAATCAGAGCACTGCAATTTCTGGGGTTGGACGAGCAGAGAAGGACCTCTGAATCTGATGGTTTTGTC CCGAGTTTGAAGGTGGATCTAATTATCACAGACTACTGCATGCCCGAGATGACAGGTTATGAATTGCTCAAGAAAATAAAG GAATCGTCCATGTTCAGGGAAATTCCAGTAGTGATTATGTCTTCTGAAAACATTTTGCCTCGCATAGACAG aTGCTTGGAGGAAGGTGCAGAGGATTTCATAGTGAAACCAGTGAAATTATCTGATGTGAAACGGTTGAAGGGGTACATGACAACGAGAGAGGTTAAGGTTGGAAGCCATGACAGAGGAAGTGGTGTTGAGATTAACAACAAAAGAAAGctggaagaagaggaagagacCTCTGACATGTCATCATCGCCACCGTCCATGTCTACACTTTCATCATCACCGTTCCTTTCATCACCATCATCTTCTCCAACATCTTCACCAACCGTGCTCGCTTCACCAATCAGACGGCTTAAAATGAGCACCATCGATTGA